In Methanolobus chelungpuianus, a genomic segment contains:
- a CDS encoding cation-translocating P-type ATPase, with protein sequence MGDRTAEENSFQCTSQGDEHLIGLDEFLQRLNTTAEGLSSEEALRRKELCGPNLLEKRKKESLLKKYLKQYGNFFALLLLFGSVLSFAAEYLDPGQGNIFIAIALLGVVILNATFTFIQEYQAQKIMESFQNLMPPTARVKRDGEIVELPASELVVGDIVYLEEGDKIPADGRLIVQNTLKVDNSPITGEAEPQLRSLECTHEDMLECRNMVFSSTLVQTGNGEAVIFSTGSDTQIGKLSLLTEETASVDTPIRRELNHFVKIISSIAIFLGIAFFIIGFFIQDTVLASLIFAIGIIVANVPEGLLPTVTLALSLASRRMAKRNALIKQLESVETLGSTTVICTDKTGTLTQNKMAVHTVYTGSGYMDAASGQEPPEILLRVAVVCNNARLSEEPPGYRGDPTEGSLLVYAERFRDIRKMQEGYPRLAEYPFDSRVKRMQVICKTPEGNMDSYLKGAPEVLLEMCDRIMADGNESELTGPKKRQLEEEYLKMAKRGERVLAYAFRKAGEVKEYKEHFIFLGFSGALDPARPEAREAINRCYRAGIKVVMITGDHPVTARSIASLVGLTNEDGDPVMITGTELELMPTEELSHKLKSRSIIFARTSPLQKLKIVRAFQAAGEIVTMTGDGVNDAPAIKNADMGVAMGSGTDVARESADMVLLDDNFATIVNAVEEGRTVFDNIKKFIAYILTSNVPEILPFIAFVLLGLPLPMNVQLILAIDLGTDILPAIALAVEKGEGDIMDRPPRSSKEKLLTPQVLLTSYGLKGPIEAVAGFACYFAVMYGGGWSWGQQLAFSDPLYRQAITAFFAAVIVCQIANVFASRTRRQSVFAKGMFSNRLVLLGIASELLILAFIVLHPFANTIFNTAPISMEYVLLAVPFALLLFTADELRKYLIRHGSASVRDVLGW encoded by the coding sequence GGCTGAACACCACAGCCGAAGGTCTCTCCAGCGAAGAGGCGCTCCGGCGGAAGGAGCTCTGCGGCCCTAACCTGCTTGAAAAAAGAAAAAAAGAGAGCCTTCTGAAGAAATACCTGAAACAATACGGGAACTTTTTCGCCCTCCTCCTGCTCTTTGGCTCTGTGCTTTCCTTCGCTGCGGAGTACCTGGACCCGGGACAGGGTAATATATTCATCGCCATCGCCCTGCTTGGAGTGGTCATACTCAATGCGACCTTCACGTTCATCCAGGAATACCAGGCCCAGAAGATAATGGAGAGTTTCCAGAACCTCATGCCACCCACTGCGAGGGTGAAGCGTGACGGGGAGATCGTGGAGCTGCCGGCTTCCGAGCTTGTCGTTGGGGATATAGTCTACCTTGAGGAGGGAGACAAGATACCCGCCGACGGCCGGCTTATAGTGCAGAACACCCTGAAAGTGGACAATTCACCCATAACAGGAGAAGCCGAGCCGCAGTTAAGGTCCCTTGAGTGCACCCACGAGGACATGCTTGAATGCAGGAATATGGTGTTCTCCAGTACCCTGGTGCAGACAGGCAACGGGGAAGCGGTCATCTTCAGCACGGGGTCGGACACGCAGATCGGGAAACTGTCCCTGCTCACCGAGGAAACTGCCTCCGTGGACACACCCATACGCAGGGAACTGAACCATTTTGTCAAGATAATATCATCCATCGCCATCTTCCTGGGGATAGCATTTTTCATTATCGGTTTCTTCATCCAGGACACTGTCCTTGCCAGCCTCATCTTTGCCATAGGCATCATCGTTGCCAACGTTCCTGAAGGCCTTTTGCCTACAGTGACACTTGCACTGAGCCTGGCATCCAGGAGGATGGCTAAAAGGAATGCACTCATAAAGCAGCTTGAATCCGTAGAGACACTTGGCTCCACCACGGTCATATGCACAGATAAGACAGGCACCCTTACGCAGAACAAGATGGCGGTACACACCGTATATACCGGCTCCGGCTATATGGATGCTGCCAGCGGACAGGAGCCACCCGAGATCCTCCTCCGCGTTGCCGTGGTCTGCAATAATGCAAGACTGTCGGAAGAGCCGCCCGGCTACAGGGGAGATCCAACAGAAGGTTCCCTGCTGGTCTACGCGGAGAGGTTCCGCGATATCAGGAAGATGCAGGAAGGATACCCCCGGCTGGCTGAGTACCCCTTCGATTCCAGGGTAAAGCGGATGCAGGTCATTTGCAAGACCCCGGAAGGAAACATGGACTCCTACCTTAAGGGCGCTCCGGAAGTGCTTCTGGAAATGTGCGACCGCATAATGGCAGACGGGAACGAGAGTGAGCTGACCGGTCCTAAGAAGCGGCAGCTTGAAGAGGAGTACCTCAAGATGGCAAAGCGGGGGGAAAGAGTGCTGGCATACGCTTTCAGGAAAGCCGGTGAGGTAAAGGAGTATAAGGAACATTTCATCTTCCTGGGGTTCTCCGGAGCACTCGATCCTGCGCGCCCCGAAGCAAGAGAGGCCATTAACAGGTGTTACAGGGCCGGCATCAAGGTTGTCATGATCACAGGTGACCATCCCGTGACAGCAAGATCCATAGCCTCGCTGGTGGGGCTCACCAATGAGGACGGCGACCCGGTGATGATCACCGGCACGGAACTGGAGCTGATGCCAACGGAGGAGCTCAGCCATAAACTAAAGTCAAGGAGCATAATATTCGCCCGTACTTCCCCTCTCCAGAAGCTCAAGATCGTGAGGGCTTTCCAGGCAGCAGGCGAGATCGTCACAATGACCGGGGACGGGGTCAACGATGCGCCTGCGATCAAGAATGCGGACATGGGCGTTGCCATGGGCAGCGGCACGGACGTTGCCAGGGAATCAGCAGACATGGTCCTGCTGGATGACAATTTTGCAACCATCGTCAATGCCGTGGAAGAGGGCAGAACGGTCTTTGATAACATCAAGAAGTTCATAGCCTATATCCTCACAAGCAACGTGCCTGAAATACTGCCCTTCATTGCCTTTGTGCTGCTAGGTCTTCCCCTTCCCATGAATGTCCAGCTCATACTTGCCATCGATCTTGGCACGGACATATTGCCTGCCATTGCACTTGCCGTGGAAAAGGGAGAAGGGGATATCATGGATCGCCCGCCCCGGAGCAGTAAGGAGAAACTGCTCACACCCCAGGTGCTGCTCACATCCTACGGCCTCAAGGGTCCCATAGAAGCAGTCGCTGGTTTTGCATGCTACTTTGCGGTCATGTACGGAGGTGGATGGAGCTGGGGTCAGCAGCTTGCCTTCTCAGATCCCCTGTACAGGCAGGCTATAACAGCGTTCTTTGCTGCCGTGATCGTCTGCCAGATAGCCAATGTGTTCGCGTCGAGGACCCGCAGGCAATCGGTGTTCGCTAAAGGGATGTTCAGTAACAGGCTGGTACTGCTTGGTATAGCCAGTGAGTTACTGATACTGGCCTTTATAGTCCTGCATCCATTTGCGAACACAATATTCAACACAGCCCCCATATCAATGGAATATGTACTGCTGGCTGTGCCTTTCGCCCTGTTGCTCTTCACTGCGGACGAGCTCCGGAAATATCTCATAAGGCACGGATCAGCATCCGTGCGTGATGTGCTGGGATGGTGA
- a CDS encoding glycosyltransferase: MESRFIVIAGEEAGPRSNKMGGIWNVIDAEARNLAQMISNGVSGDDKTTRIIVAGPYYGHAGADWNKGLNRITDMSGFSEYEPEGELLFALEQLGSMGIEAHTGSVKVDDADVIYIMFKTNDFNMISSEYKGQKMYLSGKVKAEAYELTGLDSLHYETMNNGMEYTHYLNLSYAISELVRLLVDAGRSASPVYSDRAISDFAASLMPSVEVSLHCHEFGAFYAAARLERLGVSVHTVATYHATIPGRVAGHRSIRKIRDKDSSWDSGVPVNFARLESLSSYADVVTAVGDSTRKEVKLFYGIDAIVVRNGIDLESSDVDWPKKVRNRKRIQEFLSEKIYNVFNSRVILPDRIVPIFSISRIEIENKGYPDLLDALVVLDRMVRTEIDAGHLDENFRVICFIVAAHGPKTNTPENFPIYLPEEILIGEEMRLQQMINSRGLECSRIPDGSRHVAAVLYPQWLSDHDGGLNMTTDEFMSGCIAGVFPSRYEPFLLTGLEAGKEATPSIVSKVCGFSDALSTLKRLVMGMGGVIVVDNINLSYIESIADYALAMDYFIDTYTDDKVKYNLLCQEASLLAKDMNWKAPTREYFELLTGTRME; the protein is encoded by the coding sequence ATGGAAAGCAGGTTCATAGTCATAGCAGGCGAGGAAGCAGGGCCAAGATCGAACAAGATGGGAGGTATCTGGAATGTCATTGATGCTGAGGCCAGGAACCTTGCACAGATGATAAGCAACGGTGTCAGCGGGGATGATAAGACAACGCGGATAATTGTTGCAGGCCCTTATTACGGGCACGCAGGAGCAGACTGGAACAAGGGACTGAACAGGATAACTGACATGAGCGGGTTCAGCGAATACGAGCCTGAAGGGGAACTGCTCTTTGCCCTGGAGCAGCTTGGTTCCATGGGTATAGAAGCACATACCGGGTCCGTAAAAGTGGATGATGCGGACGTCATTTACATCATGTTCAAAACGAACGACTTCAATATGATCAGTTCTGAATACAAAGGCCAGAAAATGTACCTTTCAGGCAAAGTGAAAGCCGAGGCATATGAGCTCACCGGACTGGACTCGCTCCACTACGAAACCATGAATAACGGCATGGAATACACTCATTACCTCAACCTGTCCTACGCCATATCCGAACTTGTCCGCCTGCTTGTGGATGCCGGCAGGTCGGCCTCGCCCGTATACAGCGACAGGGCCATATCTGATTTTGCGGCTTCCCTGATGCCTTCTGTGGAGGTCTCCCTTCACTGTCACGAGTTCGGGGCCTTCTATGCAGCTGCACGGCTTGAGAGACTTGGTGTGAGCGTGCACACGGTTGCAACTTATCATGCGACAATTCCAGGCAGGGTGGCAGGCCATCGATCCATCCGGAAAATAAGGGACAAGGACAGTTCCTGGGACAGCGGGGTCCCTGTCAACTTCGCAAGACTGGAGTCACTGTCATCGTATGCCGATGTGGTGACTGCCGTGGGTGATTCCACGCGCAAGGAGGTAAAGCTGTTCTATGGCATCGATGCAATTGTAGTGCGCAACGGTATAGACCTGGAAAGCAGCGACGTTGACTGGCCCAAGAAGGTCAGGAACCGGAAAAGGATACAGGAATTCCTGTCAGAGAAGATATATAATGTATTCAACAGCAGGGTGATCCTCCCGGACAGGATCGTGCCTATCTTTTCCATATCCCGCATAGAGATAGAGAACAAAGGATACCCCGACCTGCTTGATGCCCTTGTGGTGCTGGACAGGATGGTCAGGACAGAGATAGACGCAGGTCACCTTGATGAGAATTTCAGGGTGATATGTTTCATTGTTGCAGCCCACGGGCCAAAGACAAACACACCAGAGAACTTCCCCATCTACCTGCCCGAAGAGATACTGATAGGCGAAGAGATGAGACTTCAGCAGATGATAAACTCCAGGGGACTTGAGTGCTCCAGGATCCCTGATGGCAGCCGGCATGTGGCCGCTGTTCTATACCCACAGTGGCTCTCAGACCACGACGGCGGCCTGAACATGACAACGGATGAGTTCATGTCCGGATGTATCGCCGGGGTCTTCCCTTCCAGGTATGAGCCGTTCCTGCTCACCGGACTGGAGGCCGGGAAAGAGGCGACCCCCAGTATAGTCAGCAAGGTGTGTGGGTTCAGCGACGCCCTCAGCACCCTCAAAAGGCTTGTGATGGGCATGGGCGGTGTCATCGTGGTGGACAACATCAACCTCTCCTATATAGAATCAATAGCGGACTATGCCCTTGCCATGGACTATTTCATCGATACCTATACGGATGACAAGGTTAAGTACAACCTGCTCTGTCAGGAGGCGAGCCTGCTTGCAAAGGACATGAACTGGAAAGCGCCTACCAGGGAATATTTTGAGCTTCTCACGGGCACACGCATGGAGTGA